In the genome of Gemmatimonadota bacterium, one region contains:
- a CDS encoding N-acetylmuramoyl-L-alanine amidase yields the protein MLALGVVTAAAGQSPRRPVKLPPIPARQGPLGIVVGYPGRGSAIAVGDSTFLFGTVGDGRASLTINGQKVPVAPNGAWLAWVAVPPDSAFSLQLEARRGSDSAHAELPLSRAGWVRRTGAWVDRGSLSPIGEVVLPTAEALPLTVRAAAGARVTLRFPDGRRLGFVADSIATPSRGDRYVATLDSGAGDTGLTGSLLARLSTARATPPMLEIVVGADTTLLAWPVTIVRTARSPQGVRLNDDLPHSGTTDRTVIGRGVIGGSYSFFFPNGTVARADARFGNDVRLRLDHGAIAWVPLEDVHSVAAVDDPRLAVMGSLVLTRDSLTGITRLRVPLSRPVPLRVDDATDGAHITLFGAVGDVDWTRYGTGTEFVRALTWRQEDADRIGLDISFNRLLWGWRVRVAGTDLLFEFREPPAIDPAHPLRGRHIAVDPGHPPIGACGPTGLCEPEANLAIARQLRDRLVAQGARVTMTRQGMESVGLWQRVALADSVNAEVLISIHNNALPDGVNPATNNGTSTFYNHLVALPLARAVQAGLLATLGLRDLGIARGDLALVRPTWYPAVLAEGLFLMVPEQEAALRTVAGQRRYADGVLSGLVTFLRQVSAMSTATRLGRPRR from the coding sequence GGTCAAGCTACCTCCGATCCCGGCCAGACAGGGCCCGCTGGGGATTGTCGTGGGCTATCCCGGGCGGGGCAGCGCGATCGCGGTGGGCGATTCCACCTTCCTCTTCGGCACGGTAGGGGATGGTCGGGCCTCTCTGACAATCAACGGCCAGAAGGTCCCGGTGGCGCCCAACGGTGCCTGGCTGGCCTGGGTCGCAGTCCCACCCGACTCGGCGTTCTCGCTCCAGCTGGAAGCGCGACGCGGCTCCGACTCGGCGCACGCGGAGCTTCCTCTCTCTCGCGCCGGGTGGGTGCGGCGCACCGGGGCGTGGGTGGACCGCGGTTCGCTCTCCCCCATCGGTGAAGTCGTGCTTCCCACTGCAGAAGCGCTTCCGCTGACGGTTCGGGCCGCCGCCGGCGCGCGGGTGACGCTCCGATTCCCGGATGGTCGCCGCCTCGGCTTCGTCGCCGATTCGATCGCCACTCCCTCTCGTGGTGATCGCTACGTCGCGACGCTGGACAGCGGCGCCGGGGACACCGGCCTCACGGGATCGCTACTCGCGCGCCTGTCGACCGCGCGTGCGACACCGCCAATGCTGGAGATCGTGGTCGGCGCCGACACCACCTTGCTTGCCTGGCCCGTGACTATCGTCCGCACGGCGAGGTCGCCTCAAGGGGTCCGGCTCAACGACGACTTGCCGCACAGCGGAACCACCGATCGGACCGTCATCGGCCGTGGGGTCATCGGCGGCAGCTACTCCTTCTTCTTCCCCAACGGAACGGTGGCGCGCGCTGATGCCCGATTCGGGAATGACGTGCGACTCCGGCTTGATCACGGCGCCATCGCCTGGGTTCCGCTCGAGGATGTGCACTCGGTTGCTGCCGTTGATGATCCACGACTCGCCGTCATGGGCTCGCTTGTGCTCACGCGCGATTCGCTCACCGGAATCACCCGGTTGCGCGTGCCGCTCTCGCGACCGGTGCCGCTGCGCGTCGATGATGCGACCGACGGCGCCCATATCACGTTGTTCGGCGCCGTCGGTGACGTCGACTGGACACGGTACGGGACCGGGACCGAATTTGTCCGCGCACTCACCTGGCGCCAGGAGGATGCCGATCGAATCGGTCTCGATATCAGCTTCAACCGCCTGCTCTGGGGCTGGCGCGTGCGTGTCGCCGGCACAGACCTTCTGTTCGAATTCCGTGAACCTCCCGCCATCGATCCTGCACATCCGCTCCGGGGGCGCCACATTGCAGTCGATCCCGGACACCCTCCGATCGGCGCCTGCGGTCCAACCGGCCTCTGTGAGCCGGAAGCCAACCTCGCCATTGCCCGGCAGCTCCGCGATCGCCTGGTGGCCCAGGGGGCCCGGGTGACGATGACCCGGCAGGGAATGGAGAGCGTCGGCCTCTGGCAGCGTGTCGCGCTCGCGGACTCGGTGAATGCGGAGGTCCTGATCTCGATCCACAACAACGCGCTGCCTGATGGGGTCAATCCCGCAACAAACAACGGGACCAGTACGTTCTACAATCATCTGGTCGCCCTGCCGCTCGCCCGTGCTGTCCAGGCGGGCCTGCTCGCGACACTCGGACTCCGCGACCTCGGCATCGCCCGAGGCGACCTCGCGCTGGTTCGACCCACCTGGTATCCGGCGGTGCTCGCCGAAGGATTGTTCCTGATGGTGCCCGAACAGGAGGCGGCGCTCCGGACTGTGGCCGGGCAGCGCCGGTACGCCGACGGAGTCCTCTCCGGCCTTGTCACGTTCCTGCGGCAGGTATCGGCCATGTCCACGGCGACCCGCCTCGGACGTCCCAGAAGGTGA
- a CDS encoding GWxTD domain-containing protein, producing MRTRRSHLLRWRLLLAALSAMLPGRALQAQSTTQRAEIMAFRDSLGAVRDSFALKSLEKRLINVAKTQRDSAMIHLRLGFLSLRMGDLGGHGHYDDAGSEFEWASRIEPKWPLPWLGLGLAELGVGDSQVSVVQGMQTMLGKDALTRSANAFAKSAEVDPAFVDGLVELANTALKQRINFRLDVALAALRRAAHTAVAQHPAVLLARGRVEREVGSPDSSLAAFETLYARDRNNPVTLIELARTRFLIGRGEAVDLWYRGLQLADSTALVLYRGDLGTLMPDSTLKAFDGARPDARTALVRRFWESRDRDELHSSGERLREHYRRLDFVRRNFRLVSVNRQFDIVERYRSGQTDYDDRGIIYLRHGPPDERATYNAPGIEPNESWNYKRTEGDLIFHFVARQDVQDYRLVESIFDLLGFKTAITMRNGDSLLASPTAEALLRSREGMHPIYSRLRNAGRGGASQMISEEQAMGRRSIARGTHTDSWPLRYGTRLAAKLDVLAVGSDSLGPQLQIAFAIPGNALTPIPMQQGVAYVIRLRASVQSLDGSTIAVLDTIRRFSARAAVPPQQHLLGRVALRVPPGTFTIRLALESDLSGLLSTRDTLRVASPLGPDLGLSDLALGSKAVNLPWRTVRGDTAWVNPLRTFKRTDPLQLYFEVSGLAPSSPYRVEMVVTRPKGGSVFSKLFGGGGAAIKLAFDGRQGPGGVDAVQREVSLEKLKPGSYSLDVTVSTAAGAKTVRRRTFTIVP from the coding sequence TTGCGCACTCGGCGATCGCACCTGCTCCGTTGGCGACTGCTCCTTGCGGCCCTCTCGGCAATGCTGCCCGGACGCGCCTTGCAGGCACAGTCCACGACGCAGCGGGCCGAGATCATGGCCTTCCGTGACTCGCTCGGCGCGGTGCGCGACTCGTTCGCGCTGAAGTCGCTCGAGAAGCGGCTGATCAACGTGGCGAAGACCCAGCGTGACAGCGCAATGATCCATCTGCGCCTCGGCTTCCTTTCACTCCGGATGGGTGACCTCGGTGGCCACGGGCACTATGACGATGCCGGGTCGGAATTCGAGTGGGCGAGCCGGATCGAACCGAAATGGCCATTGCCCTGGCTCGGGCTCGGGCTCGCCGAACTCGGTGTCGGCGATTCGCAGGTCTCGGTCGTGCAGGGGATGCAGACGATGCTGGGCAAGGACGCGCTCACGCGATCGGCGAATGCCTTTGCGAAGAGTGCCGAGGTCGATCCTGCCTTCGTCGATGGTCTGGTCGAACTCGCCAATACCGCACTCAAGCAGCGCATCAATTTCCGCCTCGATGTGGCGCTGGCCGCGCTGCGGCGCGCGGCGCACACAGCGGTAGCTCAGCATCCTGCGGTCCTGCTCGCGCGGGGCCGGGTCGAGCGCGAAGTCGGTTCACCGGATTCCTCGCTGGCAGCGTTCGAGACCCTGTACGCGCGCGACCGGAACAACCCGGTCACCCTGATCGAACTTGCCCGAACGCGATTCCTCATCGGCCGTGGCGAGGCGGTCGATCTCTGGTATCGCGGCCTGCAACTCGCCGACAGCACGGCGCTGGTGCTCTACCGCGGCGATCTCGGCACCCTGATGCCGGACTCCACACTCAAGGCGTTTGATGGCGCGCGGCCCGATGCCCGGACGGCCCTGGTGCGGCGCTTCTGGGAATCGCGAGACCGCGATGAGTTGCACTCGTCGGGGGAGCGGCTTCGTGAGCACTACCGGCGACTCGATTTCGTTCGCCGCAATTTCCGGCTGGTCTCCGTCAATCGGCAATTCGACATCGTCGAGCGCTATCGCTCTGGGCAGACGGACTACGACGATCGCGGCATCATCTACCTGCGTCATGGCCCTCCGGACGAGCGAGCGACCTACAACGCTCCCGGTATCGAGCCGAACGAGTCGTGGAATTACAAGCGGACCGAAGGCGACCTGATCTTTCACTTTGTTGCACGCCAGGACGTGCAGGACTACCGGCTCGTCGAGTCGATCTTCGATTTGCTGGGCTTCAAGACGGCGATCACAATGCGGAACGGCGATTCGCTGCTGGCATCGCCCACGGCCGAGGCGCTGCTTCGCTCGCGCGAAGGAATGCATCCGATCTATTCGCGCCTGAGGAACGCGGGTCGTGGTGGCGCGTCCCAGATGATCAGCGAGGAGCAGGCCATGGGCCGACGCAGCATTGCGCGCGGGACCCACACCGACAGCTGGCCGCTACGGTACGGCACCAGGCTCGCGGCAAAACTGGATGTCCTTGCCGTTGGCTCGGATTCCCTCGGGCCCCAGTTGCAGATCGCCTTTGCGATTCCCGGGAATGCCTTGACGCCGATCCCGATGCAGCAGGGCGTGGCCTACGTGATCCGGTTGCGCGCCAGCGTCCAGTCGCTCGACGGCTCGACCATCGCGGTGCTGGACACAATCCGACGTTTCTCGGCGCGCGCAGCCGTACCGCCGCAACAGCATCTCCTTGGGCGAGTTGCCCTCCGCGTGCCACCTGGCACCTTCACCATACGACTGGCGCTCGAAAGCGATCTGAGCGGACTGCTCAGCACCCGGGACACCCTGCGCGTGGCGTCTCCCCTCGGTCCCGATCTCGGACTCTCCGACCTCGCGCTCGGCAGCAAGGCGGTCAATCTTCCCTGGCGAACCGTGCGCGGCGATACCGCGTGGGTCAATCCGCTCAGAACCTTCAAGCGCACCGATCCGTTGCAGCTCTACTTTGAAGTCAGTGGGCTTGCCCCGTCATCTCCGTATCGGGTCGAAATGGTGGTGACCCGACCGAAGGGAGGGTCGGTCTTCTCGAAGCTCTTTGGCGGCGGCGGGGCGGCCATCAAGCTCGCGTTCGACGGTCGTCAGGGACCCGGCGGCGTCGATGCCGTCCAGCGCGAGGTCTCGCTTGAGAAGCTCAAGCCCGGGAGTTACAGTCTCGATGTCACTGTGAGTACTGCTGCAGGCGCCAAGACTGTGCGCCGCCGAACCTTCACCATCGTGCCGTAA
- a CDS encoding vitamin B12-dependent ribonucleotide reductase, with protein sequence MNTSPVRGAVELSPNAITVLEKRYLLKDDSGRPCEKAEDLFGRVASTIAAPDAKYGASAGAVDALADAFYEVMAKRLFMPNSPTLMNAGRPLGQLSACFVLPVDDTLSNGKSGIYDTLRAMALVHQSGGGTGFSFSRLRPKNDIVRSTMGVASGPISFMSLYDSSTDVVKQGGTRRGANMGILRVDHPDILDFIACKDDTTKITNFNISVGVTDAFMAALDADLDYELIDPRTQHVTGTLKASDVWKLIIHGAWKTGEPGIFFIDRANHFNPVPHLGAYEATNPCGEQPLLAYDVCNLGSINLAEFIVGNDIDWDRLRRVVHLTTHFLENVIDANSYPLPEITDLAQRIRRIGLGVMGLADLFIRLGISYDSDEAVVLGNKIQKFVDEEAKIESERLATIRGVFPEWEKSIWGPDATCARDEKGERIRPMRKLRNCNVTTVAPTGTISIIAGCSSGIEPLFAVAFMRNQAGVLMPDVNEDFVAIAKAEGWYNETLMRRIAEQGNITFEEVPAKWQRVFVTANHIAPEWHIRMQAAFQEYNDSAISKTCNFANDASEEYVEEIYRMAFALGCKGVTVYRDGSRDMQVLSTGSQAKKVADQAVSSGKSEARADLGYNGPDADADDRTAMADLASELAEKDAEIARLRQSVHELESENLQRRQKRSRPETLPGTVRRIPTPLGDLYVTITEDDKGQPFEVFMSLGKAGGALMADVEAIARLISLALRSGIPAKAVYRQLRGISSDRAIGLGPNKVLSVPDAVGIALEKYLIEKQGIQQELLNTTAEHPTVLAPPVMVTQDNEQLLMGGMQHTLAGACPDCGSQLEMAEGCMKCHVCGFSECG encoded by the coding sequence ATGAACACGTCTCCGGTGCGGGGCGCAGTGGAACTGTCGCCCAACGCAATCACCGTCCTCGAGAAGCGCTACCTCCTCAAGGACGACTCCGGACGACCCTGTGAGAAGGCCGAGGATCTGTTCGGCCGCGTTGCCTCGACGATCGCCGCCCCGGATGCCAAGTATGGTGCGTCGGCCGGTGCCGTCGACGCCCTCGCCGATGCCTTCTACGAGGTAATGGCGAAGCGGCTGTTCATGCCGAACTCGCCTACCCTGATGAACGCCGGTCGCCCGCTCGGGCAGCTCTCGGCCTGCTTCGTCCTGCCGGTCGATGACACCCTTTCCAACGGCAAGAGCGGGATCTACGACACCCTTCGTGCCATGGCCCTGGTCCATCAGTCGGGCGGCGGCACTGGCTTCTCGTTCTCGCGGCTCCGGCCCAAGAACGACATCGTCCGCTCGACCATGGGTGTGGCTTCGGGCCCGATCTCGTTCATGTCGCTCTACGACTCGTCGACCGACGTGGTCAAGCAGGGTGGCACCCGTCGTGGCGCAAACATGGGGATCCTCCGGGTCGACCACCCGGACATCCTCGATTTCATCGCCTGCAAGGACGACACGACCAAGATCACCAACTTCAACATCTCGGTCGGTGTCACCGATGCCTTCATGGCCGCGCTCGATGCCGACCTCGATTACGAACTGATCGATCCGCGCACCCAGCACGTCACCGGGACGCTGAAGGCCTCCGACGTCTGGAAGCTGATCATCCACGGCGCCTGGAAGACCGGCGAACCGGGGATCTTCTTCATCGATCGCGCCAACCATTTCAATCCCGTGCCCCACCTCGGGGCCTACGAGGCCACCAATCCGTGCGGTGAGCAGCCCCTGCTCGCCTACGACGTCTGCAACCTCGGCTCGATCAACCTGGCCGAGTTCATTGTCGGGAACGACATCGACTGGGACCGACTCCGCCGGGTGGTGCACCTCACCACGCACTTCCTCGAGAACGTGATCGATGCCAACAGCTACCCGCTCCCCGAGATCACCGATCTCGCGCAGCGGATTCGCCGTATCGGTCTCGGCGTGATGGGGCTGGCCGACCTCTTCATCCGTCTCGGCATCTCCTACGATTCCGATGAAGCGGTGGTCCTCGGCAACAAGATCCAGAAGTTCGTCGACGAGGAAGCGAAGATCGAATCGGAGCGGCTCGCGACGATCCGCGGCGTCTTCCCCGAATGGGAGAAGAGCATCTGGGGTCCCGATGCCACGTGCGCGCGTGACGAGAAGGGTGAGCGCATCCGTCCGATGCGGAAGCTGCGCAACTGCAATGTGACCACCGTGGCGCCGACCGGGACGATCTCGATCATCGCCGGCTGCTCGTCAGGCATCGAGCCGCTCTTCGCCGTGGCGTTCATGCGCAACCAGGCCGGCGTGCTGATGCCGGACGTCAACGAAGACTTCGTCGCGATCGCGAAGGCCGAAGGGTGGTACAACGAGACCCTGATGCGCCGCATCGCGGAGCAGGGGAACATCACCTTCGAGGAAGTGCCGGCGAAGTGGCAGCGGGTGTTCGTCACCGCCAACCACATTGCGCCCGAATGGCACATCCGGATGCAGGCGGCCTTCCAGGAGTACAACGACTCCGCCATCTCCAAAACCTGCAACTTCGCCAATGATGCCAGCGAGGAGTACGTCGAGGAGATCTACCGGATGGCGTTCGCGCTCGGCTGCAAGGGCGTCACCGTCTACCGCGATGGCTCGCGTGACATGCAGGTGCTTTCCACTGGCTCCCAGGCGAAGAAGGTTGCCGATCAGGCCGTGAGCAGCGGCAAGTCGGAGGCCCGTGCCGACCTCGGCTACAACGGCCCCGATGCGGATGCCGATGATCGCACCGCGATGGCCGACCTTGCCTCCGAACTTGCCGAGAAGGATGCCGAGATTGCACGGCTGCGTCAGTCGGTGCACGAACTCGAAAGCGAGAACCTGCAGCGTCGCCAGAAGCGTTCGCGTCCCGAGACGCTCCCGGGCACGGTGCGCCGGATTCCGACGCCGTTGGGCGATCTCTACGTGACCATCACCGAAGACGACAAGGGTCAGCCGTTCGAAGTCTTCATGTCGCTCGGCAAGGCCGGCGGCGCGCTGATGGCCGATGTCGAGGCAATTGCGCGGCTGATTTCGCTCGCGCTGCGCTCCGGCATTCCGGCGAAGGCAGTCTATCGCCAGCTTCGGGGCATCTCGTCCGACCGCGCGATTGGCCTCGGCCCCAACAAGGTGCTCTCGGTTCCCGACGCCGTCGGCATCGCGCTCGAGAAGTACCTGATCGAGAAGCAGGGGATTCAGCAGGAACTGCTCAACACCACGGCCGAGCATCCGACCGTGCTGGCACCACCGGTGATGGTCACGCAAGACAACGAGCAACTGCTGATGGGCGGTATGCAGCACACGCTCGCCGGCGCCTGCCCCGATTGCGGCTCGCAGCTCGAGATGGCCGAAGGGTGCATGAAGTGTCACGTGTGCGGCTTCAGCGAGTGCGGATGA